In Desulfobacterales bacterium, one genomic interval encodes:
- a CDS encoding acyl-CoA carboxylase subunit beta, translated as MTKAKTHQSELERLATLEQQAEMGGGKKSIERQHDRGKLTARERLDLLFDPGSFMEVNKLAESQSIDFGMQEKKVPGDGVVTGYGNIDGRLVFAYAQDVTVLGGSVGTIHGQKICRIMDEAIKVKAPLVALNDSGGGRLHEGFFASKGVAGMFYRNTAASGLIPQITGMMGSSAGVAVYSPALTDFIVMVKGRSHMVITGPGIIKSVTGEDISLEELGGAKVHSEITGTAHFVAESDEECIAFIKKVLSYLPSNNSEDPPVVKTDDDPERIDKKLKEIVPADFKKSYDMHQVIERVVDQGSFFEVLRRYALNIIVGFARMDGHTVGVVANQPRFKAGCLDVDASDKAARFIRFCDAFNIPLINFVDVPGYFPGVTQEHAGIIRHGAKMLYAYSEATVPKITLALRKEYGGAVMGMCCVGMGVDLMLAWPIAQLVVLDTTAAVNLIFRKEIQAAEDPKALRQQRIDEYDYKYSNPYHAASNMLVDSVIKPKETRPQLIKALRMLRNKERPRLNKRHGNIPL; from the coding sequence ATGACGAAAGCCAAAACACACCAAAGTGAATTGGAGCGGTTGGCGACTTTAGAGCAACAGGCTGAAATGGGTGGTGGCAAAAAATCCATCGAGCGCCAACATGATCGCGGCAAATTAACGGCCAGAGAGCGTCTGGACCTGCTCTTTGATCCGGGCAGCTTTATGGAGGTCAACAAACTGGCTGAAAGCCAATCCATCGATTTTGGTATGCAGGAAAAAAAGGTACCCGGTGATGGTGTCGTGACCGGTTATGGCAACATCGACGGCCGTTTGGTGTTTGCCTATGCCCAGGATGTGACGGTGCTGGGCGGATCAGTGGGCACCATTCACGGTCAAAAAATCTGTCGCATCATGGACGAGGCTATCAAAGTCAAAGCGCCCCTGGTGGCATTGAACGATTCCGGTGGCGGCCGCCTGCACGAGGGCTTTTTTGCATCCAAAGGGGTTGCCGGCATGTTTTACCGCAATACCGCCGCTTCAGGCCTTATCCCCCAGATCACCGGCATGATGGGCTCATCTGCAGGGGTAGCGGTATACTCGCCGGCGTTAACAGATTTTATCGTCATGGTCAAAGGCAGAAGCCATATGGTGATCACCGGCCCGGGAATCATAAAATCCGTCACCGGTGAAGACATCAGCCTGGAGGAGCTCGGCGGAGCCAAGGTGCATAGCGAAATTACCGGTACGGCTCACTTTGTGGCTGAAAGCGATGAGGAATGCATCGCTTTCATCAAAAAAGTGCTGAGCTACCTGCCGTCCAATAACAGCGAAGACCCGCCCGTCGTAAAAACCGACGACGATCCGGAACGCATCGATAAAAAACTCAAAGAAATCGTCCCGGCCGACTTTAAAAAATCATACGACATGCACCAGGTCATCGAGCGGGTGGTGGATCAAGGCTCTTTTTTCGAAGTCCTGCGCCGCTACGCGCTCAATATCATCGTCGGCTTTGCCCGCATGGATGGTCATACGGTTGGCGTCGTCGCCAATCAGCCGCGCTTTAAAGCCGGTTGTCTGGATGTGGACGCCTCCGACAAAGCCGCGCGCTTCATCCGCTTCTGCGATGCCTTCAATATTCCCTTGATCAATTTCGTTGATGTTCCCGGATATTTTCCGGGTGTGACCCAGGAGCATGCCGGCATTATTCGACACGGCGCCAAAATGCTTTACGCTTACTCGGAAGCCACTGTACCCAAAATCACCCTGGCCTTGCGCAAAGAATACGGTGGCGCGGTAATGGGAATGTGCTGCGTGGGCATGGGCGTTGATCTCATGCTGGCCTGGCCCATCGCGCAACTGGTGGTCCTGGATACCACCGCAGCCGTCAATTTAATCTTTCGCAAGGAAATCCAGGCCGCTGAAGATCCAAAGGCCCTCCGGCAGCAGCGCATAGATGAATATGATTACAAATATTCAAACCCTTATCATGCGGCTTCCAATATGCTGGTGGACAGTGTTATCAAACCCAAGGAAACACGTCCCCAGCTGATTAAAGCCCTCAGAATGTTGCGCAACAAAGAGCGGCCCCGGCTGAACAAGCGGCATGGTAACATCCCACTTTGA
- a CDS encoding enoyl-CoA hydratase-related protein, whose translation MIPKILLKEQKKQICVLALNRPEKKNSLSLELVEQLGATLQEMAEDDSVRAVILRGAGDKAFCSGFDIGALPTQAKGNADQRLASLDRVESLLQYLINFPYPTIAMLNGFAFGLGCELAVCCDIRIGAEDIRMGMPPAKLGLVYPWHGLQRFIQRVGLQSTKEIFFTGRTYSGSHLKTLGLVDYLVPRDQLEAFTFDMAREIADNAPLALKGIKRVINILLQTSRLDEASAAEAQAIFKTALTSQDLQEGQVAFLEKRKPHFKGK comes from the coding sequence TTGATCCCTAAGATTCTATTAAAGGAGCAAAAAAAACAAATTTGTGTGCTGGCATTGAATCGGCCGGAAAAGAAAAACTCTCTGTCTCTTGAATTGGTAGAGCAGCTTGGCGCCACCCTGCAGGAAATGGCCGAAGATGACAGTGTGCGTGCGGTTATTTTACGCGGGGCAGGGGATAAGGCATTTTGTTCTGGATTTGATATCGGCGCGCTGCCAACGCAGGCCAAAGGAAATGCAGATCAGCGTCTGGCATCATTGGATCGGGTGGAATCACTGCTGCAATATTTGATTAATTTTCCATACCCGACCATTGCCATGCTCAATGGCTTTGCATTTGGTCTGGGATGCGAACTGGCGGTGTGCTGCGATATTCGCATCGGAGCCGAAGATATTCGCATGGGGATGCCGCCTGCTAAACTGGGCTTGGTATATCCCTGGCACGGTTTGCAGCGATTTATCCAGCGTGTCGGCCTGCAAAGCACCAAAGAAATTTTTTTTACCGGTCGCACTTACAGCGGCAGCCACCTCAAAACACTCGGGCTTGTTGATTATCTGGTTCCGCGGGATCAACTAGAAGCATTCACCTTTGATATGGCCCGGGAAATTGCGGATAATGCACCGCTGGCATTAAAAGGCATCAAAAGGGTCATCAATATATTATTGCAAACCAGCCGTTTGGATGAGGCGTCAGCGGCAGAAGCGCAAGCAATTTTTAAAACTGCTTTGACAAGCCAAGACCTGCAGGAAGGGCAGGTGGCCTTTTTGGAGAAACGCAAGCCGCACTTCAAAGGCAAATAG
- a CDS encoding 2-oxoacid:acceptor oxidoreductase family protein, translating into MSKAIKQQILISGVGGQGVLFITSLLAEAAISKGLPVFTSETHGMAQRGGTVVSHFKVGDFSSPLIRPFQADGLLVLKDENIAQHGSFLKPGGWAAINSSNDMKINKKMVTSTVDADRLAQEIKNPKSLNLIVLGLALAMAGRKKQNGINLFCSMADIKKVLKKRFGSRQKILDASIKALEAGYKELRK; encoded by the coding sequence ATGAGCAAAGCCATCAAACAGCAAATCCTGATCAGCGGTGTTGGGGGGCAGGGGGTATTGTTTATAACCAGCCTGCTGGCCGAAGCTGCCATCAGTAAAGGACTTCCAGTGTTTACTTCTGAAACCCATGGGATGGCGCAGCGCGGCGGTACAGTGGTGTCGCATTTTAAGGTCGGTGATTTTTCAAGCCCTTTAATTCGGCCGTTTCAGGCAGACGGGTTGCTGGTTTTAAAAGACGAAAACATCGCCCAGCATGGTTCATTTTTAAAACCCGGCGGCTGGGCTGCGATCAACAGCAGCAATGATATGAAAATCAATAAAAAGATGGTCACCAGCACCGTGGATGCCGACCGGTTGGCTCAGGAAATCAAAAACCCTAAATCGCTCAATTTGATCGTGCTGGGTCTGGCATTGGCAATGGCCGGTAGGAAAAAACAAAATGGCATCAATCTGTTTTGCTCAATGGCAGACATCAAGAAGGTCTTGAAGAAAAGATTCGGTAGCCGCCAAAAAATACTGGATGCCTCGATTAAGGCGCTGGAAGCGGGGTATAAGGAGTTAAGAAAGTAA
- a CDS encoding acyl-CoA dehydrogenase family protein — translation MDFDLTREQQYIQKAAREFAKGEFPAVALEHDINETIPAEILKKARELDLIGLFIPEEYGGPGLGFFEQALVLEEFWKVDPGIAQQLCSISFGAEELLLFGTEEQKKKYLPPLFKADGILGFAITEPDAGSDTAAATTSAVKDGDDYIINGSKVMIGNGTVGTHMLTYCLTDPDAQSKTGRHSIIMVETNRKGYKAEPMHGKMGLRASDTAAVYFNNCRVPQENLIGAEGNGFIQLMKFFDHSRAYVAAHGVGLAQGALDMAVKHVKGRQQFGRPLGAFQATQFKIADMATKVETARNMVYKSAWLLDQGKPDTKLTAIAKMYACHVAVEVVDESLQLHGGYGYFNDYDIERFYRAAKVLEIYEGTKEVEKIIISREVLGKL, via the coding sequence ATGGATTTTGATCTGACCAGAGAACAACAGTATATTCAAAAAGCGGCCCGGGAATTTGCGAAAGGTGAGTTTCCAGCCGTTGCCCTTGAGCATGACATCAATGAAACCATTCCAGCTGAAATTCTAAAAAAAGCCCGCGAATTGGACCTGATCGGTCTTTTCATTCCCGAAGAATACGGTGGTCCCGGCCTCGGGTTTTTCGAACAGGCGCTGGTGCTCGAAGAATTCTGGAAGGTGGATCCGGGTATTGCCCAGCAGTTGTGCTCGATATCTTTCGGCGCCGAGGAGCTGCTGCTCTTTGGAACCGAAGAGCAAAAAAAGAAATACCTGCCCCCTCTTTTCAAAGCAGACGGTATTTTGGGTTTTGCCATCACCGAGCCCGATGCCGGCAGTGACACCGCTGCAGCCACCACATCGGCTGTCAAAGACGGTGATGACTATATCATCAACGGCAGCAAAGTAATGATTGGCAACGGGACCGTGGGGACTCATATGCTGACTTACTGTCTGACCGATCCGGATGCGCAATCCAAAACCGGTCGGCACAGCATTATTATGGTGGAAACCAATCGCAAAGGTTATAAAGCCGAACCCATGCACGGTAAAATGGGTTTGCGGGCATCGGATACAGCTGCGGTTTATTTTAACAACTGCCGCGTTCCCCAGGAAAACCTGATCGGTGCTGAAGGCAACGGTTTTATCCAGCTGATGAAATTCTTCGATCATTCCCGCGCCTATGTGGCCGCCCACGGTGTCGGGCTGGCCCAGGGAGCCCTGGACATGGCAGTCAAACACGTCAAGGGCCGGCAGCAGTTTGGTCGCCCGTTAGGGGCATTTCAAGCCACTCAGTTTAAAATTGCCGACATGGCCACCAAGGTCGAAACCGCCCGCAACATGGTCTACAAATCCGCCTGGCTGCTCGATCAAGGTAAACCGGACACCAAGCTGACCGCCATCGCCAAAATGTACGCCTGCCATGTTGCCGTTGAAGTGGTCGACGAATCTCTGCAATTGCATGGCGGCTACGGCTATTTTAACGACTATGATATCGAGCGTTTTTACCGTGCCGCCAAGGTGTTGGAGATTTATGAAGGCACAAAAGAGGTTGAGAAGATAATTATTTCGAGGGAAGTACTGGGCAAGCTTTAA
- a CDS encoding 3-hydroxyacyl-CoA dehydrogenase/enoyl-CoA hydratase family protein codes for MDAAKNLYRSALNPLLIEPASPLPTEIAVIGAGTIGPDIGYYLKSAMPDCKLYLVDVVEKPLQQAEKRIVGYTEKAIEKKKMKPELAAAVRENIVYTTDYQQIKNCQLVIEAATEAIPLKQKIFGTVENIVSDDTIITSNTSSIPADRIFQNMKKPERTSITHFFAPAWRSLPVEVIAWEKGSQETLDYLFWFFAKTGKAPIITDNAICFVLDRIFDNWCNESAYLLESATASQIDKVAEEFVFAGPFFVLNLANGNPIIIETNSLQMEEGAHYLPAGILASVDRWLTHRPGTPVEVPENLKSSIRDRLLGILFSQSFDIIDRGIGTREDLNFGCQVALGFRQGPLDLMRDLGENEVMRIMEKFQSDRPGFPMPQQAYSAYQDFKRFVLVDDVNGVKVITIRRPQAMNALNNELTDEILSVLKEFEDDPAVKGFVITGYGTAAFSAGADIGKFPEMLGDADRSAQYARDCANVQVFMDQLKKPVVAAVNGFALGGGLEVAIRCHDIVATKNATFQFPEITLGILPGIGGCVVPYRKWPQGAEVFHDMICLGRPLKAAEAAEINMVSQIVDDVPSLISAAVETVNDLQDKVNPIPEGKVDIPDINIPAEPKAGKQTLSKEAVSLTVKVIQESAAAENFNEALEIGYKGFGEIACTDAAKEGISAFLERRAPVFKK; via the coding sequence ATGGATGCTGCTAAAAATCTTTATCGCTCGGCCTTAAACCCTTTACTAATAGAACCCGCCAGCCCGTTACCCACCGAAATTGCGGTGATCGGTGCCGGAACCATTGGCCCGGATATCGGCTATTATCTTAAAAGTGCAATGCCGGACTGCAAACTGTATTTAGTGGATGTGGTTGAAAAACCCCTTCAACAGGCAGAAAAAAGGATTGTGGGATACACAGAAAAAGCCATCGAGAAAAAAAAGATGAAGCCCGAGCTTGCAGCTGCCGTTCGTGAAAATATCGTCTATACAACCGATTACCAGCAGATCAAAAACTGCCAGCTTGTCATCGAAGCGGCCACCGAGGCGATCCCGCTTAAACAGAAAATATTTGGAACCGTGGAAAATATCGTCAGTGATGACACCATCATCACCTCAAACACCTCCTCGATTCCGGCTGACAGAATATTTCAGAATATGAAAAAACCGGAAAGGACATCCATTACGCATTTTTTTGCTCCGGCCTGGCGCAGTCTTCCGGTTGAAGTGATCGCTTGGGAAAAAGGCAGTCAGGAAACACTGGACTATCTGTTCTGGTTTTTTGCCAAAACAGGCAAAGCCCCTATTATCACCGATAATGCCATCTGTTTCGTCCTGGACCGCATATTTGACAACTGGTGCAACGAATCCGCCTATTTGTTGGAAAGCGCAACGGCCAGCCAGATTGATAAAGTGGCGGAAGAATTTGTATTCGCCGGACCCTTTTTCGTGCTCAACCTGGCCAACGGCAATCCCATCATTATCGAGACCAACAGCCTGCAAATGGAAGAAGGCGCCCATTACCTGCCGGCCGGTATTTTGGCCTCAGTGGACCGCTGGCTCACCCATCGCCCGGGCACCCCGGTGGAGGTGCCCGAAAATCTGAAATCCAGCATCAGGGATCGCCTGCTGGGCATCCTTTTTTCCCAATCTTTTGATATTATCGACCGTGGTATTGGAACCAGGGAAGATCTGAATTTTGGCTGCCAGGTGGCACTGGGATTCCGTCAGGGGCCGTTGGATTTGATGCGGGATCTGGGGGAAAATGAGGTCATGCGCATCATGGAAAAATTTCAGTCGGATAGACCGGGTTTTCCGATGCCACAGCAGGCCTATTCCGCCTATCAGGATTTTAAGCGCTTTGTACTGGTCGATGATGTTAACGGGGTCAAAGTGATTACCATCCGTCGTCCCCAGGCCATGAATGCCCTCAACAACGAATTGACCGATGAAATCCTGTCTGTCCTAAAAGAATTTGAAGACGACCCGGCCGTCAAAGGTTTTGTGATCACTGGATACGGAACGGCTGCTTTTTCGGCCGGCGCTGACATCGGTAAATTTCCGGAAATGCTGGGCGATGCCGATCGTTCAGCCCAATATGCCCGTGATTGCGCCAATGTGCAGGTATTTATGGATCAATTGAAAAAGCCGGTGGTGGCCGCGGTCAACGGATTTGCTCTCGGCGGTGGTCTCGAGGTGGCCATTCGCTGTCATGATATTGTGGCCACTAAAAATGCCACTTTTCAGTTTCCTGAAATAACACTGGGGATTCTACCGGGTATTGGCGGTTGTGTGGTGCCCTATCGTAAATGGCCGCAGGGCGCCGAGGTGTTTCATGACATGATTTGCCTGGGTCGTCCACTTAAGGCCGCAGAAGCCGCAGAGATTAACATGGTCAGCCAGATTGTAGATGATGTTCCGTCACTGATTTCAGCGGCGGTGGAGACTGTCAACGACCTGCAGGATAAAGTCAACCCCATCCCGGAAGGCAAAGTTGACATCCCGGACATCAACATTCCCGCAGAGCCTAAAGCCGGTAAACAGACGCTAAGTAAAGAAGCGGTATCGTTGACCGTCAAGGTGATTCAGGAGAGCGCTGCGGCTGAAAATTTCAATGAGGCCCTTGAAATTGGGTACAAAGGCTTTGGTGAGATTGCTTGTACGGATGCGGCCAAAGAGGGCATTTCAGCCTTTTTGGAGCGGCGAGCACCTGTCTTCAAAAAGTAG
- a CDS encoding thiamine pyrophosphate-dependent enzyme, giving the protein MSKRKLLLGNEAIARGLIESGCAIATSYPGTPASEILAAVAFFQNQESLSMHTQWAVNEKIAFEVAYAGCQAGLRAAVSMKQVGLNVASDPLMSAAYLGTKGGFVLISADDPGPHSSQTEQDSRLMAMFAKIPVLDPDSPRQAKDMMGMAYALSEAHKIPVMIRPTTRVCHSRQDIALGKIPNINYDVKFEKNPARWAATPKFRLQLHKELEEKLAAIARYRPTAPKKLNRTAKSKRAIVASGVAAAHTKDVLKELKIWSKIPFYQVIQPFPLHTKFIDQMIEKYEEILVIEETMGVIEMQLADRYRIKGKMSATVPKVGELSPEKIEQIVSDFVGLKSEVFSIQSPPGRRPTLCPGCPHRASFFAIKKAAPRGIYTSDIGCYTLGLNMGAVDTVLCMGAAISQAAGFYHAYKNEKKRPDIVATIGDSTFFHAGVPALIDAVVQKVGFVLVILDNRTTAMTGNQPTPATGHGACGEETETVDIRALVEGCGVKYIREANPYELTDFIALLKDAVKYSRAKGPAVVLSKYPCVLHRARQGGSGEIIPVEVSDDCDGCGYCIKHFECPALIYHDEDKDDKHVTIDPILCTECGVCLNVCPKGAFVPKK; this is encoded by the coding sequence GTGAGCAAAAGAAAACTATTACTGGGTAATGAAGCCATAGCGCGCGGTCTGATTGAAAGCGGATGTGCCATTGCAACGTCATATCCTGGAACGCCGGCCTCGGAGATTCTGGCGGCGGTGGCCTTTTTTCAAAACCAGGAGTCGCTGTCCATGCATACGCAATGGGCTGTCAACGAAAAAATTGCCTTTGAAGTTGCGTATGCCGGCTGCCAAGCGGGTTTGCGAGCGGCAGTCAGTATGAAGCAGGTGGGTTTAAATGTTGCCTCCGACCCGTTGATGAGTGCCGCCTACCTGGGAACCAAGGGTGGATTCGTTCTCATCAGTGCCGATGATCCCGGACCCCATTCTTCACAAACCGAGCAGGACAGCCGGCTGATGGCCATGTTTGCCAAGATCCCGGTGCTGGACCCGGATTCTCCCCGCCAGGCCAAAGATATGATGGGGATGGCATATGCGCTGTCCGAAGCCCATAAGATTCCCGTAATGATTCGGCCAACAACCCGGGTGTGTCATTCCCGGCAGGATATCGCGCTGGGGAAAATTCCGAATATCAATTACGATGTTAAATTTGAAAAGAACCCGGCCCGTTGGGCGGCCACGCCCAAATTTCGCCTGCAACTGCACAAAGAACTCGAAGAGAAGCTGGCCGCGATTGCCAGATACCGGCCCACGGCCCCTAAAAAGCTGAACCGCACCGCCAAATCCAAGCGTGCAATTGTTGCATCCGGGGTGGCGGCAGCCCATACCAAGGATGTCTTAAAGGAACTGAAGATCTGGTCAAAGATTCCTTTTTATCAGGTGATTCAGCCGTTTCCTTTGCATACTAAATTTATTGATCAGATGATCGAAAAATACGAAGAGATCCTGGTCATCGAAGAGACCATGGGGGTCATCGAGATGCAACTGGCAGACCGCTATCGGATCAAAGGCAAGATGTCTGCCACGGTGCCCAAGGTCGGTGAGCTCAGTCCTGAAAAAATCGAGCAGATCGTCAGTGATTTTGTCGGGCTCAAATCCGAGGTCTTCTCGATTCAATCACCGCCCGGACGGCGACCGACCCTGTGCCCGGGGTGCCCGCATCGCGCCAGTTTCTTTGCCATTAAAAAAGCCGCTCCCCGGGGCATCTACACCAGTGATATCGGGTGCTATACCCTGGGGCTCAATATGGGGGCGGTGGATACGGTCCTTTGCATGGGGGCTGCCATCAGTCAGGCCGCCGGGTTTTACCATGCCTACAAGAATGAGAAAAAACGGCCGGATATCGTGGCCACCATCGGTGATTCGACCTTTTTCCACGCGGGGGTTCCGGCCCTAATTGATGCCGTCGTTCAGAAGGTGGGTTTTGTGCTGGTGATTTTAGACAACCGCACCACCGCCATGACCGGCAATCAACCCACGCCGGCCACCGGCCACGGGGCTTGCGGCGAGGAAACAGAGACCGTCGATATTCGCGCGCTGGTTGAGGGTTGCGGCGTTAAATACATCCGCGAGGCCAACCCGTACGAGCTTACAGATTTTATTGCGCTGCTAAAGGATGCCGTCAAATACAGCCGCGCCAAAGGCCCGGCGGTGGTGCTTTCAAAATATCCGTGCGTGCTTCATCGGGCGCGACAGGGCGGTTCCGGTGAGATCATTCCGGTGGAAGTCAGTGATGACTGCGACGGCTGTGGATATTGCATCAAGCATTTTGAATGCCCGGCCCTGATTTATCATGATGAAGATAAAGATGATAAGCATGTCACCATCGACCCGATTCTGTGCACCGAATGCGGTGTGTGCCTGAATGTCTGCCCCAAAGGCGCCTTTGTTCCTAAAAAGTAG
- the serA gene encoding phosphoglycerate dehydrogenase: MKILISDNLGEAGIKMFESEPGFEVDVNTGLEPDALKEIIGDYDALVIRSATKVTEDLLGAAKNLKVIGRAGIGLDNVDIPAATKRGTLVMNTPTGNVVTTAEHSIAMMMALTRNIPWGTATLKDGKWEKKKLQGREIYHKVLGIIGFGKIGSIVADRARGLKMNVIVHDPYISAELIEKAGFEAVPLEDLYARSDYITVHVPKLKDTVGLLDKKAFDQMKDGVMIINCARGGIVSEADLNDALKEGKVAGAALDVFETEPPGVCPLFEIERVICTPHLGASTLEAQTNVAVMVAEQIIAFLRDGTVINAVNVPAVSGDLLEKLNPYLTLADRMGCLQAQLSQGAIKEVLIEYAGDFEDLDLSPVTTAVLKGLMTPMIKDDVNFVNAKLLAKERGIKVKESKISESEEYINLITVRAISDKDENLVAGTIFGRKNPRVVHINNFRLELEPVDRFILIHNHDKPGAIGSIGTLLGDHNINISRMRVGQEAGSDKTMIFLRTDTPIPEDVIEKMRALPLMISVAAFEL; this comes from the coding sequence ATGAAAATATTGATTAGTGATAACCTCGGAGAAGCAGGCATTAAAATGTTTGAGTCCGAACCGGGATTTGAGGTGGATGTGAACACTGGTTTAGAACCGGACGCGCTCAAAGAGATCATCGGCGACTATGATGCGCTGGTGATTCGCAGTGCCACAAAGGTGACTGAAGATCTTCTCGGCGCTGCCAAGAATCTTAAAGTTATTGGGCGTGCCGGCATTGGTCTGGACAATGTGGATATCCCGGCCGCCACCAAACGGGGCACGCTGGTGATGAACACCCCGACAGGCAATGTGGTCACCACTGCCGAACATAGCATCGCCATGATGATGGCCTTAACCCGCAATATCCCCTGGGGGACCGCGACGCTCAAAGACGGAAAATGGGAAAAAAAGAAGCTTCAGGGGCGTGAAATATATCATAAAGTACTCGGGATCATCGGGTTTGGTAAAATTGGATCCATTGTGGCAGACCGTGCCCGGGGCTTAAAAATGAATGTGATCGTTCACGATCCGTATATCTCGGCCGAGCTGATTGAAAAAGCCGGTTTTGAGGCTGTCCCCCTTGAAGACTTATACGCGCGGTCCGACTATATTACGGTGCATGTGCCCAAACTCAAAGATACTGTCGGTTTACTTGATAAAAAAGCATTTGATCAAATGAAAGACGGAGTGATGATCATTAACTGCGCCCGCGGCGGCATTGTCTCTGAAGCCGATTTGAACGATGCCCTTAAAGAAGGCAAGGTGGCCGGCGCTGCGCTGGATGTATTTGAGACCGAGCCGCCGGGTGTTTGCCCGCTGTTTGAGATTGAGCGGGTTATTTGCACGCCGCACCTCGGGGCGTCGACCCTGGAAGCCCAGACCAATGTGGCCGTTATGGTGGCCGAACAAATCATCGCCTTTCTCAGGGATGGCACGGTGATCAATGCCGTCAATGTGCCGGCGGTCAGTGGTGATCTGCTCGAAAAATTAAATCCCTATTTAACCCTGGCGGATCGTATGGGCTGTTTGCAGGCCCAACTGTCCCAGGGTGCCATTAAAGAGGTGCTGATCGAATATGCCGGTGATTTTGAAGATCTGGACCTGTCACCGGTTACTACGGCGGTATTAAAGGGCTTAATGACACCCATGATCAAAGACGACGTTAATTTTGTGAATGCAAAACTGCTGGCCAAAGAGCGCGGTATTAAAGTTAAGGAATCCAAAATATCAGAATCTGAGGAGTATATTAACCTGATAACGGTCAGGGCCATATCGGATAAAGATGAGAACCTGGTGGCTGGGACGATTTTTGGCCGTAAAAATCCACGTGTTGTGCACATCAATAATTTCCGACTTGAACTGGAGCCGGTGGATCGGTTCATCTTAATCCACAATCATGATAAACCCGGTGCTATCGGCAGCATCGGGACCTTGCTGGGTGACCACAACATAAATATCAGCCGCATGCGGGTGGGTCAGGAAGCGGGCTCCGACAAAACCATGATTTTTTTGCGCACCGACACGCCCATCCCTGAGGATGTTATCGAAAAAATGAGAGCCTTGCCGCTGATGATCAGCGTGGCGGCGTTTGAGCTGTAG